From a region of the Impatiens glandulifera chromosome 4, dImpGla2.1, whole genome shotgun sequence genome:
- the LOC124934020 gene encoding serine/threonine-protein kinase GRIK1, whose protein sequence is MLNNKFSLARITQMGCCSCFGFAFESEPKNVSRTTAPRRDNYNPHDYYRLDKNFEEEEEDEDDDDDDDEEKDDDFSYNGNITDSGYGDDLDIKSPTKRSEEILTYRIENGLICRQFPVKKTTKLVRSEDEFGNKLVNEYVREYKIGAGSYGKVVLYRSSIDGKHYAIKAFHKSYLSKLRVAPCETAMTDVLREVLIMKMLEHPNIVHLFEVIDDPTMDHFYMVLEYVEGKWVCEGSGPPGGMGENKVRKYLRDIVSGLIYLHAHNIVHGDIKPDNLLVTASGNVKIGDFSVSQVFEDENDELRRSPGTPVFTAPECCLGITYHGKTADTWAVGVTLYCMIFGKYPFLAETLQDTYDKIVNDVLVFPTNMNPLLKNLLEGILCKDPDKRMTLAIVAEHPWVIGEYGPIPQYLCWCKRKR, encoded by the exons ATGTTGAACAATAAATTTTCTTTAGCAAGAATAACCCAGATGGGCTGTTGTAGTTGTTTTGGATTTGCATTTGAGAGTGAACCGAAAAATGTCTCAAGAACAACAGCACCACGCAGAGACAATTACAATCCCCATGACTATTATAGGCTAGACAAAAACtttgaagaggaagaagaagatgaagatgatgatgatgatgatgatgaagaaaaagATGATGATTTTTCTTATAATGGAAATATAACTGATTCTGGATATGGAGATGATCTTGATATAAAGAGCCCGACTAAACGTTCTGAAGAGATTCTTACATATAGGATAGAAAATGGATTGATTTGTCGCCAATTTCCTGTTAAGAAGACTACTAAACTTGTTCGCTCTGAG GATGAATTTGGTAACAAGCTTGTCAATGAATATGTTCGTGAATATAAGATTGGTGCTGGAAGCTATGGGAAAGTG GTTCTTTACCGAAGCAGTATTGATGGGAAGCATTATGCAATCAAG GCATTTCACAAGTCGTATTTGTCAAAACTGCGAGTGGCACCTTGCGAAACTGCCATGACAGACGTGTTAAGAGAG GTATTAATAATGAAGATGTTGGAACATCCTAATATTGTTCATCTGTTTGAGGTTATAGATGATCCAACAATGGACCATTTCTATATGG TTCTTGAATATGTAGAAGGTAAATGGGTTTGCGAGGGTTCTGGTCCACCCGGGGGCATGGGAGAAAACAAAGTACGCAAGTATTTGCGTGATATCGTTTCTGGATTGATCTACCTACATGCTCAT AATATTGTGCATGGTGATATAAAGCCCGATAATCTCCTGGTCACTGCTTCCGGGAATGTTAAGATTGGGGATTTCAGCGTCAGCCAAGTCTTTGAG GATGAAAATGACGAGCTTCGTCGTTCCCCAGGAACGCCTGTTTTTACTGCACCCGAGTGTTGTTTAG gtatAACATACCATGGAAAGACTGCTGATACGTGGGCAGTTGGAGTTACATTATACTGTATGATATTTGGAAAGTATCCGTTTCTTGCAGAGACTTTGCAGGATACTTATGACAAG ATTGTTAATGATGTTTTAGTGTTTCCTACAAATATGAACCCTTTATTGAAGAACTTGTTAGAAGGAATTCTCTGCAAAG ATCCGGATAAGAGGATGACATTGGCGATTGTGGCTGAGCACCCGTGGGTGATTGGCGAGTATGGACCAATTCCGCAGTATCTTTGCTGGTGTAAGCGGAAGCGATAG
- the LOC124934487 gene encoding LOW QUALITY PROTEIN: probable pyridoxal 5'-phosphate synthase subunit PDX2 (The sequence of the model RefSeq protein was modified relative to this genomic sequence to represent the inferred CDS: deleted 2 bases in 1 codon) translates to MTVVVVLRKLGVKGVEIKKPEQLDNVSSLIIPGGESTTMAKLAEYHNLFPALREFVNTGKPVWGTCAGLIFLANKAVGQKLGGQELIGGLDCTVHRNFFGSQIQSFEAEVEVPEIAVKEGGPPTFRGVFIRAPGVLEVGPDVQVLADYPTANANANEDENDDNKKKKVIVALKQGNLLATAFHPELTSDTRWHSYFLKMVVEDGRTSIASHGVEEELNLFQQQQSNKPDLPDLPVF, encoded by the exons atgacAGTAGTTGTTG TCCTTAGGAAACTGGGAGTGAAAGGAGTAGAGATAAAGAAGCCTGAACAACTTGATAATGTCTCGTCCCTTATCATCCCC GGTGGAGAGAGCACAACCATGGCCAAACTAGCAGAATATCATAACTTG TTTCCTGCTCTACGAGAATTCGTCAATACAGGAAAACCTGTTTGGGGCACATGTGCAGGGCTTATATTCTTGGCAAATAAAGCTGTTG GTCAAAAACTTGGTGGGCAAGAACTAATAGGTGGTCTTGATTGTACTGTTCATCGTAATTTCTTTGGTAGTCAG ATTCAGAGTTTTGAAGCTGAGGTTGAAGTACCGGAGATTGCAGTTAAAGAAGGCGGGCCTCCGACATTTCGTGGAGTGTTCATTCGTGCACCTGGTGTTCTTGAAGTGGGTCCTGATGTTCAAGTGCTAGCTGATTATCCTACTGCAAATGCAAATGcaaatgaagatgaaaatgatgacaataagaagaagaaggtcaTAGTTGCTTTGAAGCAAGGGAATTTACTAGCAACTGCATTCCATCCTGAACTAACTTCAGACACTAGATG GCATAGCTATTTCTTGAAGATGGTGGTTGAGGATGGAAGAACTTCAATAGCTTCTCATGGTGTTGAAGAAGAATTGAACCTGTTTCAGCAACAACAGTCTAACAAACCCGACTTACCCGACTTGCCAGTATTTTAA